The Virgibacillus dokdonensis genome includes a window with the following:
- the spoVAD gene encoding stage V sporulation protein AD, whose translation MLQGHQTWIFANRPVIISTGTVGGPFEANGNIPKDFDILHDDMWLGQASFEKAQQTLMEEACQIALKKSSIEKEQVQFFMSGDLIYQITPTNFAAKTLGLPFFGLFNACATSMESLALAAMIINNKGANYILSGTASHNASAERQFRYPTEYGGQKPPTAQWTVTGAGCSLVAQQGTGPVITSATIGKVIDMGITDPFNMGAAMAPAAVDTIEKHIQDRNISPDYYDLIATGDLGHIGREISYDLLVDRGLSMDEERYVDCGLIIYREGQPVLAGASGTACSAVVTYGHLLNRMKAGELKRILIVATGALHSPMSIQQNDPIPCIAHAVSIEI comes from the coding sequence ATGCTCCAAGGACATCAAACATGGATATTCGCCAATCGACCAGTTATTATATCGACTGGGACAGTAGGCGGTCCATTTGAAGCTAATGGAAATATCCCGAAAGACTTTGACATATTGCATGATGATATGTGGCTGGGTCAAGCCTCATTTGAAAAAGCACAACAAACATTAATGGAAGAAGCCTGTCAAATTGCCCTAAAAAAAAGTTCCATTGAAAAAGAACAGGTACAATTTTTTATGAGTGGTGATTTAATTTATCAAATAACACCAACAAATTTTGCTGCCAAAACATTGGGCCTTCCTTTTTTTGGTTTATTTAATGCGTGTGCCACTTCTATGGAAAGTTTAGCCCTAGCTGCTATGATCATCAATAATAAAGGAGCTAATTATATTTTAAGTGGAACAGCAAGCCATAACGCCTCTGCGGAACGACAATTTCGTTACCCTACAGAATACGGCGGGCAAAAGCCTCCTACCGCACAATGGACAGTTACTGGCGCAGGTTGTTCCTTAGTTGCTCAACAAGGTACAGGCCCCGTTATTACATCAGCTACAATTGGCAAGGTTATTGATATGGGTATAACAGACCCGTTTAACATGGGCGCTGCGATGGCGCCAGCTGCCGTAGATACGATTGAAAAACATATACAAGATAGAAACATTTCTCCTGACTATTATGATTTAATTGCTACAGGCGATTTAGGGCATATCGGTAGAGAAATATCGTATGATCTACTTGTCGATCGCGGACTATCAATGGATGAGGAAAGATATGTAGATTGTGGTTTAATCATATATCGCGAGGGACAGCCGGTGTTAGCTGGCGCAAGTGGTACCGCCTGTTCAGCCGTAGTCACATATGGACATTTGCTCAATCGGATGAAAGCCGGTGAATTGAAACGAATACTAATTGTAGCAACAGGTGCACTTCATTCTCCGATGAGCATACAACAAAATGATCCGATTCCGTGTATTGCCCATGCAGTATCTATCGAAATTTAA
- the spoVAE gene encoding stage V sporulation protein AE, whose protein sequence is MIFFWAFVIGGFICVIGQLLFDIFKLNPGQTLSILVVTGAILDGFGLYEPLIDFAGAGATVPITSFGNSLVHGAMAEAETHGLVGVVTGMFEVTSAGISAAIIFGVIGALIFKPKG, encoded by the coding sequence ATGATCTTTTTTTGGGCTTTCGTAATTGGTGGTTTTATCTGTGTTATTGGCCAATTACTGTTTGACATTTTTAAATTAAATCCTGGACAAACTTTATCCATTTTAGTTGTTACCGGTGCCATTCTAGATGGGTTCGGCCTCTATGAACCATTAATTGACTTTGCCGGAGCAGGTGCAACTGTACCAATTACTAGCTTTGGTAATTCACTCGTTCATGGTGCTATGGCAGAAGCAGAAACACACGGTTTAGTTGGTGTTGTGACGGGAATGTTTGAAGTAACAAGTGCAGGAATTTCAGCCGCAATTATTTTCGGGGTCATTGGCGCACTAATTTTTAAACCAAAAGGATAA
- a CDS encoding DUF421 domain-containing protein, producing MPEWIIIIIRSFSLLIILFFMTKWLGKKQLSQLNVFEYITGIVLGGIVAIHTIDPTSNIIYALLSMSIWFIVPFAVEYISLKSKRFRDLTEGKSTVFIQDGKVMEDNLKKEGYSTDDLLGKLRDNGVFLASDVEFAVLEPSGTLNVLPKRENRPLTAKDLGLKLAPEKEPQTIIMDGEVLLEPLANLALNMNWLETELDKQNVSIENVFLAQADNNGQLYLDLYDDKISVPQPTEKALLLANMKKCQADLELFALATENKQSKALYERNSKKLKHAIELIQPYL from the coding sequence ATGCCAGAATGGATTATCATTATCATTCGGTCATTTTCACTGTTGATCATTCTTTTTTTCATGACAAAGTGGCTAGGAAAGAAGCAATTATCACAATTAAACGTTTTCGAATATATTACTGGAATTGTGCTAGGTGGAATCGTAGCAATACATACGATAGATCCAACAAGTAATATAATTTATGCTCTTTTATCCATGTCTATTTGGTTTATTGTCCCTTTTGCTGTTGAATATATTTCTCTTAAAAGTAAACGTTTTCGCGATCTTACAGAGGGGAAAAGTACCGTTTTTATTCAAGACGGAAAAGTTATGGAGGACAATCTAAAAAAAGAAGGATATTCAACGGATGATTTACTAGGAAAGTTAAGAGACAATGGTGTGTTCCTCGCATCTGATGTAGAATTTGCAGTGCTTGAGCCCTCTGGAACATTAAATGTATTGCCTAAAAGAGAAAATCGCCCACTAACAGCCAAGGATCTTGGGTTAAAATTAGCGCCTGAAAAAGAACCGCAAACCATTATTATGGATGGAGAAGTTTTATTGGAACCACTTGCTAATTTAGCTTTAAATATGAATTGGTTGGAAACAGAATTAGATAAACAAAATGTAAGCATTGAAAATGTGTTTCTCGCTCAAGCAGATAATAATGGACAATTGTACCTTGATTTATACGATGATAAAATCAGTGTTCCTCAACCAACTGAAAAGGCACTCCTTTTAGCAAATATGAAAAAATGTCAGGCAGATTTAGAACTATTTGCTTTAGCTACAGAAAACAAACAAAGCAAAGCTTTATATGAACGAAATAGCAAAAAATTAAAGCATGCCATTGAACTGATTCAACCATACTTATAA
- a CDS encoding dicarboxylate/amino acid:cation symporter: MKDKIKAYRFPIILLISIMIGSIIGLYYGEDATVIRPLGDLFINLLFMIVMPLVFFTISSAIASMDSMKRLGKIMGSMLTVFVVTGIIAAVFMLIATVIFQPGSGVDIPLVQPDEVTEEMNFSEQLVQTFTVSDFIDLFSRNNMLALIVFSVLVGVATGLTGERGKAFTSFLTSGAEVFMKIIQLIMYYAPIGLGAYFASLVGEFGADLIGDYAKAVIVYYPVSVLYFAIGFTLYAFIAGGKTGVSRFWKNILAPAATSLGTGSSVASLPANLQAAKRIGVPKDIRETIMPLGATIHMDGSCLSAMLKIAFVFGVFNLDFTGIDTFLTAIGICLLSGIVMSGIPGGGFMGEMMIITLYSLPMEALPIISAIGVVIDPPATMVNVTGDTVSSMLVTRHLEGKDWIEKTDVA; encoded by the coding sequence ATGAAAGATAAAATTAAAGCTTACCGCTTTCCAATTATCTTACTTATTTCGATAATGATCGGTTCTATAATTGGGCTTTACTATGGCGAAGATGCTACAGTCATTAGACCGTTGGGCGATTTATTTATTAATTTACTATTTATGATTGTCATGCCTCTCGTTTTCTTTACTATTTCCTCTGCAATTGCAAGCATGGATAGCATGAAACGTCTTGGTAAAATTATGGGCTCGATGTTAACTGTATTTGTTGTTACAGGAATCATTGCTGCTGTGTTCATGCTAATTGCCACTGTTATTTTCCAACCAGGTTCTGGCGTAGATATTCCACTTGTACAACCTGATGAAGTGACAGAAGAAATGAATTTCTCAGAACAATTAGTTCAGACATTCACTGTTTCCGACTTTATCGATTTATTTTCACGTAATAATATGCTCGCACTTATTGTTTTTTCTGTATTAGTTGGTGTCGCAACAGGGCTAACTGGTGAAAGAGGGAAAGCCTTTACTTCTTTCTTAACAAGTGGCGCCGAAGTGTTTATGAAAATTATTCAGCTTATCATGTACTATGCACCAATTGGACTAGGTGCTTATTTCGCTTCGTTAGTTGGGGAGTTTGGCGCCGATTTAATCGGTGACTATGCGAAAGCAGTTATCGTCTACTATCCTGTATCTGTTTTATATTTTGCTATCGGGTTCACCTTATATGCATTTATTGCTGGTGGCAAAACAGGTGTTAGTCGCTTTTGGAAAAACATTCTTGCTCCTGCTGCAACATCTCTTGGTACTGGAAGTAGTGTTGCTTCATTACCTGCTAATTTACAGGCAGCAAAACGAATTGGCGTACCAAAAGATATTCGAGAAACCATTATGCCTCTTGGTGCAACCATACATATGGACGGATCGTGTTTGTCTGCAATGCTAAAAATTGCTTTTGTTTTCGGTGTGTTTAACTTGGACTTCACAGGAATTGACACCTTTTTAACCGCAATCGGCATCTGTTTATTATCTGGTATTGTAATGAGTGGTATTCCAGGTGGTGGATTTATGGGTGAAATGATGATTATTACGCTTTACTCATTACCAATGGAAGCTTTACCAATTATTTCAGCTATAGGTGTTGTAATTGATCCTCCTGCTACAATGGTAAACGTTACAGGAGATACCGTATCCAGCATGCTTGTAACCAGACATCTAGAAGGAAAAGATTGGATCGAAAAAACGGACGTTGCATAA
- a CDS encoding zinc-binding dehydrogenase, with translation MKTFVHENDTLQVTQMNDPKPKENEVIVRLKMAGLNRRDLYIPNRRKGQIEPLILGSDGAGVIEEVGQAVKNVAIGDEVIINPALGWFENADAPPQGFEILGMPDHGTFAEKIAIPSYQVEKKPAHLTWEEASVLALSGLTAYRALFTKGQVNTDDTIFIPGAGSGVATYLIQFAKNIGARIIVSSRSEEKLRKAQSIGADRGVLHDEDWQHKLADEKIDLVIDSVGRATFQRSLDVLKKGGKMVVFGATTEDTVELDLRTFFYGQYQLLGSTMGCKQELEAMLAHVEQYQMQPVVDSTYKLDDMQQAFHYLKGNGQFGKIAIDIC, from the coding sequence ATGAAAACCTTTGTTCATGAAAATGATACATTACAGGTAACGCAAATGAATGATCCGAAGCCAAAAGAAAATGAGGTAATTGTTCGCCTGAAAATGGCTGGTCTCAACCGACGTGACTTATATATTCCAAATCGTAGAAAAGGGCAGATAGAGCCATTAATTTTAGGATCAGACGGAGCCGGCGTAATTGAAGAGGTAGGACAAGCTGTTAAAAACGTGGCTATCGGTGATGAGGTAATTATTAATCCTGCTTTAGGCTGGTTTGAGAATGCGGATGCTCCTCCTCAAGGTTTTGAAATTTTAGGCATGCCAGATCACGGTACATTTGCAGAAAAAATAGCTATTCCTTCTTATCAAGTGGAGAAAAAGCCAGCTCATTTAACATGGGAAGAAGCGAGTGTTCTTGCATTATCTGGGTTAACAGCATATCGTGCATTGTTTACAAAAGGGCAAGTAAATACAGACGATACCATATTTATACCTGGTGCAGGAAGTGGAGTGGCAACCTATTTAATCCAATTTGCAAAAAATATTGGCGCAAGAATTATTGTGAGTTCGCGGAGTGAAGAAAAGCTGAGAAAAGCTCAATCGATTGGAGCGGATAGGGGAGTGCTCCATGATGAAGATTGGCAACATAAATTAGCTGATGAGAAGATCGATTTGGTCATTGACAGTGTTGGTAGAGCAACATTTCAGCGCTCGTTGGACGTTTTGAAAAAGGGTGGGAAGATGGTCGTGTTCGGTGCAACAACAGAGGATACAGTGGAGTTAGATTTACGCACCTTTTTCTATGGACAGTACCAGTTACTAGGTTCGACAATGGGATGTAAGCAAGAGTTAGAAGCAATGCTAGCGCATGTCGAACAGTATCAAATGCAACCTGTAGTGGATTCCACTTACAAATTAGATGATATGCAACAGGCTTTTCATTATTTAAAAGGTAATGGACAATTTGGGAAGATCGCTATTGATATATGTTAG
- a CDS encoding ArsA family ATPase translates to MEELHKKIAFIGGKGGVGKSTSAAALAWKRAKEGRKTLLVSTDPAHNLGDIFEENIGGRIKKVSSHLDVLEIDPEQETTAYINSVKENMKGIVQPSMINEVNRQLDTAKASPGADEAALFNKLISIIIEEHQHYDQCIIDTAPTGHTIRLLTLPELMGIWIDGLLQRRKKTNENYTQLLNDGEPIEDPIYHVLEGRKGRFAKARELLLDDERTGFIFVVNPESLSITETDKAIRLLHQHEIYVKNIIVNKLLPEQVDGNFFAKRKQMEQTYVQKIEAIFKEQKKWYVPLFHHDIMDKRQLETFSAFF, encoded by the coding sequence TTGGAGGAACTGCATAAAAAGATTGCTTTTATTGGTGGGAAAGGAGGGGTGGGAAAATCAACTTCCGCTGCGGCTTTAGCATGGAAGCGCGCAAAAGAAGGTCGAAAAACTTTGCTTGTTTCTACTGATCCCGCCCATAATTTGGGAGATATTTTTGAAGAGAATATTGGAGGGAGGATTAAAAAAGTTAGTTCACATTTAGATGTACTTGAAATTGATCCTGAACAAGAAACGACGGCTTATATTAATAGTGTAAAGGAAAATATGAAAGGGATTGTTCAACCATCTATGATAAATGAAGTAAATCGCCAATTGGATACGGCTAAAGCATCACCTGGGGCTGATGAAGCTGCATTATTCAATAAGCTTATCTCTATCATTATCGAGGAACATCAACATTATGATCAATGTATTATTGATACAGCTCCAACGGGACACACGATTCGATTGTTAACTTTGCCGGAATTAATGGGTATTTGGATAGACGGATTATTACAACGTAGAAAGAAAACGAATGAAAACTATACGCAATTACTAAATGATGGGGAGCCAATAGAAGATCCTATTTATCATGTACTTGAGGGTAGGAAAGGAAGATTTGCAAAAGCAAGAGAATTGCTACTAGATGATGAACGAACAGGCTTTATTTTTGTGGTTAATCCAGAAAGTTTATCTATAACTGAAACGGATAAGGCTATTCGATTGCTGCATCAACATGAAATCTATGTAAAAAACATCATTGTTAATAAACTATTACCAGAACAAGTAGACGGAAATTTTTTTGCAAAACGAAAACAAATGGAGCAAACTTACGTACAAAAAATAGAAGCCATATTTAAGGAACAAAAAAAATGGTATGTTCCATTGTTTCATCATGATATTATGGATAAGAGGCAGTTAGAAACGTTTAGTGCTTTTTTCTAA
- a CDS encoding cory-CC-star protein — MIEQIKKLIQYYEEVISLPHRQEIARELRHEDDIFLLLLYSEMIGIPNPVYYYTLELYPYMLEKFHDWHLRMGMEKSPLSGIRCC, encoded by the coding sequence ATGATCGAGCAAATAAAGAAGCTTATTCAATATTATGAAGAAGTAATCAGTCTACCTCATCGTCAGGAAATTGCTCGTGAGTTGAGGCATGAGGACGATATTTTCTTGCTCTTACTTTACTCAGAGATGATTGGAATTCCAAATCCAGTATATTATTATACACTAGAGTTATACCCTTATATGCTAGAAAAATTTCACGATTGGCATTTACGAATGGGAATGGAAAAATCGCCGTTATCTGGCATTCGTTGCTGTTAA
- a CDS encoding carbon starvation CstA family protein — protein sequence MSGILVAVIGIVVFALGYRYYSKFVAEKIFRLDPNYVTPAHQYKDGVDFVPTNKFVLWGHHFTSVAGAAPILGPAIAVYWGWLPAFLWVILGTVFAAGVHDFGTLVLSVRNKGQSVGTLAHRLIGQRAKILFLFIILILVLMVNAVFAWVISNLFISYPASVLPVFIQIPLAIWIGYAVYKRNIKMLLPSVIALAVMYLVAVLSSKIEWMQIDLVQWMGGEGNTGIFGLGAVSSAFFIWIIILLVYVYIASTLPVWQLLQPRDFINSHQLVVGLGILYVGLIFTNPEMTAPVTNANADTPWIPLLFITIACGAISGFHGLVSSGTSSKQLDKETDARFVGYAGAVGEGILALVSIIAVATFFASTADFSAVYHSFASANASGLGVFVEGAAVLAGGLGIPIDIAVTIVSIIVVSFAATTLDTSVRLMRYIIGELGTEYKLPVLTKTHVATSIAVLSSAALVLLPQGPKGFGSGGYQLWPLFGTANQLLAAISLMLIAVWLKRLGRNYAVVIIPMIFVMVMTLYAMFQQVLFEWSWTGTEPNTLLFVLGSIIFVFAIWIIITAFSVLRGDTDQNLDN from the coding sequence ATGTCTGGTATATTGGTAGCTGTTATTGGTATCGTTGTTTTTGCATTAGGATATCGGTATTATTCGAAATTTGTAGCTGAGAAAATTTTTCGATTAGACCCAAACTATGTTACACCCGCGCATCAATATAAAGATGGGGTAGACTTTGTTCCGACAAATAAGTTCGTATTATGGGGGCATCACTTTACTTCAGTTGCTGGAGCAGCGCCTATTTTGGGACCTGCTATAGCTGTATACTGGGGATGGTTACCAGCATTTTTATGGGTTATTCTAGGAACTGTATTTGCCGCAGGGGTTCATGATTTTGGGACACTCGTATTATCTGTACGAAATAAAGGTCAATCTGTTGGTACATTAGCTCATCGCCTGATCGGTCAACGAGCTAAAATATTGTTTTTATTTATTATTTTAATTCTTGTACTTATGGTGAATGCGGTGTTTGCTTGGGTTATTTCTAACTTATTTATCTCTTATCCAGCAAGTGTTCTACCTGTATTTATCCAAATTCCTTTAGCTATTTGGATTGGGTATGCTGTATACAAACGAAATATCAAAATGCTTCTACCATCTGTTATTGCATTAGCGGTCATGTATCTTGTAGCTGTATTATCAAGCAAGATAGAATGGATGCAAATTGACCTTGTGCAATGGATGGGGGGAGAAGGCAACACGGGTATATTTGGATTAGGCGCAGTCTCCTCAGCGTTCTTTATTTGGATTATTATATTGCTGGTGTATGTATATATTGCTTCCACACTTCCTGTTTGGCAATTGTTGCAACCAAGAGACTTTATTAACTCCCATCAGCTTGTTGTTGGGTTAGGAATTTTATATGTAGGACTAATTTTTACAAATCCAGAAATGACTGCACCTGTGACAAATGCTAACGCAGACACACCGTGGATTCCACTCCTATTTATTACGATTGCTTGTGGAGCTATATCAGGGTTTCATGGTCTTGTTTCCTCGGGGACATCTTCCAAACAATTAGATAAAGAAACAGATGCCCGTTTTGTTGGTTATGCTGGAGCTGTTGGCGAAGGGATTTTAGCACTAGTATCCATCATTGCTGTAGCGACATTTTTTGCAAGTACTGCGGATTTTTCAGCTGTTTATCATAGTTTTGCATCTGCAAATGCAAGTGGTTTAGGTGTTTTCGTAGAAGGAGCAGCTGTATTAGCGGGAGGATTAGGTATACCGATTGATATTGCGGTAACGATCGTTTCCATCATTGTTGTTAGTTTTGCAGCAACAACATTAGATACATCCGTTCGGCTTATGCGATATATTATTGGGGAGTTAGGTACGGAATATAAACTCCCAGTATTAACAAAAACGCATGTTGCTACGTCTATAGCTGTTTTATCGAGTGCTGCACTTGTTTTACTCCCACAAGGTCCTAAAGGTTTTGGCTCAGGGGGCTATCAATTATGGCCATTGTTTGGAACAGCAAATCAATTACTAGCAGCAATTAGTTTAATGCTTATTGCCGTATGGTTAAAGCGGTTAGGGAGAAATTATGCCGTGGTAATTATTCCTATGATATTTGTTATGGTGATGACATTATATGCTATGTTTCAACAAGTATTATTTGAGTGGTCCTGGACTGGAACAGAACCGAACACTTTATTATTTGTATTAGGATCTATCATTTTTGTGTTTGCGATTTGGATTATTATAACTGCTTTTTCTGTATTACGAGGGGATACAGATCAAAATCTAGATAACTAG
- a CDS encoding M3 family oligoendopeptidase: MKPLKDLTWDLEIIFPGGSKSTKFREHLTIVDQELDKLDAYINQLQPKATKENIEALIDLCQQMESTTKLMREAFAFISCLHAQDTNDQHVQPLLGERSQLNAKFGGIQTKLKQKLGAITEEDWSLFSQHESLQEIIFVLEEYREQAQNLLPLEQEALINDLAKDGYHAWGQMYDVIVGNMEITLEEKGSLQHYSIGQATNKLTDPNRRFRQHVFTKLSAAWEEQADLFGQTINHLAGFRLETYKHRGWENVLKEPLMINRMKQETLDAMWTAITKYKGHFVHYLNKKAELLDIDTLSIYDVTAPISETVQTYTYEEGANFIVDQFRKFSPKMADFAEMAFEKRWIEAEDRPGKRPGGFCTSFPHSEQTRIFMTYSGTASNIATLAHELGHAYHQHVMNDVNALNQRYAMNVAETASTFAEMIVADASLQAATSKEEKKALLEDKIQRSVAFFMNIHARFLFETRFYEERKQGIVSVERLNQLMVEAQKEAYCETLSEYDPNFWASKLHFHITGVPFYNFPYTFGYLFSNGVYAKAKNGEGSFEEAYISLLRDTGRMTVEDLAKKHLNVDLTETAFWEEAVLECMKDVDEFMKLV, from the coding sequence TTGAAACCATTAAAGGATCTGACGTGGGACTTAGAAATTATTTTCCCTGGAGGAAGTAAATCTACGAAGTTTCGAGAACATTTAACAATCGTAGATCAAGAACTTGATAAGCTGGATGCTTACATAAATCAGCTTCAACCTAAGGCTACAAAGGAAAATATTGAGGCACTAATAGATTTATGTCAGCAAATGGAAAGCACGACAAAATTGATGAGAGAGGCTTTTGCATTTATAAGTTGTTTACACGCACAGGATACAAATGATCAGCATGTACAACCTTTGCTTGGTGAGCGATCTCAATTGAATGCAAAATTTGGTGGAATACAAACAAAGCTAAAACAAAAACTTGGTGCAATAACAGAGGAAGATTGGAGCTTATTTTCACAGCATGAATCGTTACAAGAGATTATATTTGTGCTAGAAGAGTACCGAGAGCAGGCGCAAAACCTTTTACCTTTAGAACAAGAGGCCTTAATTAATGATTTAGCAAAGGATGGCTATCATGCATGGGGGCAAATGTACGATGTCATCGTTGGGAATATGGAAATTACGTTAGAAGAAAAAGGAAGTTTGCAACATTATTCGATTGGACAAGCAACCAATAAATTAACAGATCCGAATCGTCGTTTCCGTCAACACGTATTTACCAAACTATCAGCGGCTTGGGAGGAGCAAGCAGACTTATTTGGTCAAACAATAAATCATTTGGCTGGTTTTCGCTTAGAGACGTATAAGCATAGAGGCTGGGAAAATGTGCTAAAAGAACCGCTAATGATTAATCGGATGAAACAAGAAACATTAGATGCTATGTGGACAGCAATTACAAAATATAAAGGACACTTTGTCCATTATTTAAATAAGAAGGCAGAGCTTCTCGATATTGATACATTAAGTATTTATGACGTAACTGCTCCAATCAGTGAAACAGTTCAAACCTATACATACGAAGAAGGAGCCAATTTTATTGTAGATCAGTTCCGAAAATTTAGCCCTAAAATGGCTGATTTTGCAGAAATGGCGTTTGAAAAGCGTTGGATTGAAGCAGAGGATCGACCAGGTAAACGCCCTGGCGGTTTTTGTACAAGCTTTCCGCACAGTGAGCAAACGCGAATTTTTATGACGTATTCTGGAACAGCTAGTAATATTGCTACCCTAGCACATGAATTAGGGCATGCCTATCATCAGCATGTGATGAATGATGTGAATGCTTTAAATCAAAGATATGCAATGAATGTGGCAGAAACTGCTTCTACCTTTGCGGAAATGATAGTTGCCGATGCCTCTTTACAAGCAGCAACTTCAAAAGAAGAGAAAAAAGCTTTACTAGAGGATAAGATTCAACGAAGTGTTGCATTTTTTATGAATATACATGCCCGATTTTTATTTGAAACGCGTTTTTATGAGGAAAGAAAACAAGGAATAGTTTCTGTAGAGAGATTAAATCAGTTAATGGTGGAAGCTCAGAAAGAAGCATATTGTGAGACGCTTTCAGAATATGACCCTAATTTTTGGGCGTCTAAACTTCACTTTCATATTACTGGTGTACCATTTTATAATTTTCCATATACGTTCGGTTATTTATTTAGTAATGGCGTGTATGCAAAAGCTAAAAATGGAGAAGGAAGCTTTGAAGAAGCCTACATTTCTTTATTACGTGATACTGGTAGAATGACGGTGGAAGATTTAGCTAAGAAGCATTTAAATGTAGATTTAACCGAAACTGCGTTTTGGGAAGAAGCTGTACTTGAGTGCATGAAGGATGTAGATGAATTTATGAAATTAGTATAG
- a CDS encoding YceI family protein, giving the protein MMKSVWNVDSVHSEIGFSIKHMMISKAKGNFISFDGEIKADLDQFTDAEIKLTIDVSSVDTRNKGRDDHLRSADFFDVENHPKATFISKEIKKTSDNHYEVIGDLTLKGTTKTVALEVIVEGQSKDPMSGNTVAGFSGETTISRKDFDLTWNTTLETGGVLLSDDVKISFEIEAHKQD; this is encoded by the coding sequence ATGATGAAATCGGTTTGGAATGTAGACTCCGTTCATAGCGAAATTGGCTTTTCAATTAAGCATATGATGATTTCAAAAGCAAAAGGAAATTTTATTTCATTTGACGGGGAGATCAAAGCTGACTTAGATCAATTTACAGATGCAGAAATTAAACTTACTATTGACGTAAGTAGTGTGGATACAAGAAATAAGGGTCGGGACGACCATTTACGCTCTGCTGACTTTTTCGATGTAGAAAATCATCCAAAAGCTACATTTATTTCCAAAGAAATTAAAAAAACATCTGACAACCATTATGAGGTTATTGGAGATTTAACACTTAAAGGAACGACGAAAACAGTGGCCCTTGAGGTTATTGTTGAAGGCCAAAGTAAAGATCCGATGAGTGGAAATACAGTTGCCGGTTTTAGTGGAGAAACTACCATAAGCCGAAAAGACTTTGACCTAACATGGAATACAACTTTAGAGACTGGTGGCGTTTTACTTAGTGACGATGTAAAAATTAGTTTCGAGATTGAGGCGCATAAACAAGATTAA